A region of the Pricia mediterranea genome:
GTCAACAATTACCCGATTGAAAAAGTAAAAAACATGGGGGCCGACGTAATCATCGGAGTCGATGTGCAGCATGGACTCCGGGATCGGGAAGGGCTTATCTCGGCCACGGAAATCCTGCTGCAGATCAACAATTATAGGACCGTGAATGATATGGTTGAAAAATCGGAACAGACCGATGTCTACATCAAGCCGGAAATCGATAAATTTTCCGTCATCGACTTTAATCTTGCCGCCCGTATTATCGAAAGTGGTGCCGTGGCCGCAAAAAAAAGCTACGGTGACCTGCGGAGACTGGCTAAAATGCAAGGCGACGTCAAAGGCCAGGTTCCCGTTATAAAACCCGTAGAAAAATTGACCATTGATCATTTGACCGTGACCGGTAGCGCCAATTACCCCCGAGGCTACGTAAAAGGTAAATTGCGGCTGGGTAAGGATGGGGAAACTACGTTTTCAAAACTGGAACAGGGAGTGGGTAATCTCGCGGCGACCAGAAACTTTAAGACCATCCATTATAAATTGAAAGATAGCGGAGGCGAGCAGGAATTAATTCTGGATCTCACCGAGAACCCGGTCAAGACTTTTGTGCGAATCGGTGCCCACTACGATGACCTTTATAAAACGGCCGCGATTCTCAATGTAACCAGAAAACAGCTGTTGACCCGTGACGATGTAGCCTCCTTTGATTTTATTATTGGTGATAACGTACGGTATAATTTCCAATACTACGTGGATAAAGGATCGTATTGGAGCTTTGGTCTGAATTCAAGGTTTAATGACTTCCGTAAAGAAATCGATTTTGATTTAATACGGGGCAACTACGAAGTGCCTTCCGGCATCAATCTAGGTACAATCAACCTTGATGTTTCAGACTTTACAAATCGGGTTTATGTGGAAACGGTTTTACGGGAAGAGTTCGCTTATCGAATGGGTGTCGAGCATAAATTACTGAAATATAGTACCAGAACCCTGGGCCAGTTAGGCGAAGATGAGGTTCGTGCCGATCGAAGAACGTCTGACGGAAAAACGTATTTCGAAAACAGTAATTTCTACAGTGTTTTTGGGAAGTTGACCCTTGATACCTACGATGATGCGTACTTTCCGTCAAAGGGTCTATATTTTGATGGAGACTTTCACTTTTATCTTCTTTCTTCGGATTTTAACGATAATTTCAAGGAATTTTCCGTTGCAAAGGCCCGGATGGGCGGGGCGGTGCCCATTTCAAAATACCTTTCCTTGAACATAGAGACCGAGGGAGGTTTTAAACTGGGTACATCCGACGTTACTTCTTTCGATTTTATCCTAGGCGGATTTGGAACGGACTTGATCAATAATAATATTCCGTTCTTCGGCTATGACTTTATAAGCTTACCGGGCAACAGCTTTGTCAAGGCTTACGGGAGGCTCGATTATGAGTTTTGGCCCAAAAACCATCTAATGTTCACGGCCAACTTCTCGAACGTCGACGACGACATTTTTAGAACCGGCGAATGGTTCACACTTCCCGACTATTCCGGATACGGAATCG
Encoded here:
- a CDS encoding patatin-like phospholipase family protein; translated protein: MKYCVVLLVVLLGSGIFAFGQVGDSSSPKVGLVLSGGGAKGLAHIGALKVIEEAGVKIDYIGGTSMGAIVGALYAAGYTATELDSIFRTTDFTNLIDDNLPRSAKTFYEKEDSERYAVTLPFSKFKISVPSAYSGGQNVYNELVKLLYPVKNITDFDKLPIPFLCIATDVENGEEVILKEGYLPQAVMASGALPSLFEPVKADDRLLIDGGVVNNYPIEKVKNMGADVIIGVDVQHGLRDREGLISATEILLQINNYRTVNDMVEKSEQTDVYIKPEIDKFSVIDFNLAARIIESGAVAAKKSYGDLRRLAKMQGDVKGQVPVIKPVEKLTIDHLTVTGSANYPRGYVKGKLRLGKDGETTFSKLEQGVGNLAATRNFKTIHYKLKDSGGEQELILDLTENPVKTFVRIGAHYDDLYKTAAILNVTRKQLLTRDDVASFDFIIGDNVRYNFQYYVDKGSYWSFGLNSRFNDFRKEIDFDLIRGNYEVPSGINLGTINLDVSDFTNRVYVETVLREEFAYRMGVEHKLLKYSTRTLGQLGEDEVRADRRTSDGKTYFENSNFYSVFGKLTLDTYDDAYFPSKGLYFDGDFHFYLLSSDFNDNFKEFSVAKARMGGAVPISKYLSLNIETEGGFKLGTSDVTSFDFILGGFGTDLINNNIPFFGYDFISLPGNSFVKAYGRLDYEFWPKNHLMFTANFSNVDDDIFRTGEWFTLPDYSGYGIGYGWESFLGPLQVHYSWSPEGKTNNFFFSLGYWF